The genomic window GTCGATTCGGATGCGGGTGAGCAGGCCCGGGGGTGCGTTGTCCGGCGGGAAGTCGACCCCCGGACTGGCCAGGGTCTTCGCCAGTTCTTTGAGCAGTTCGGGTGCGCCGCCCTCGACGATCCGCGCGGTGCCCTTGATCGACAAGTACGGCCGCATTATCTCGCCGCGCTCGGCAGACAGGATCGTCACCGCGACCCGAGGGTCACGACGGACGTTGCGGACCTTCTGATATTCCCCGAGGTGGGCGGTGACGAGCTCGTCCCCATCCGGTGTCGATTGCAGTGCCACCCACACCACGCTGACCTGCGGGCTGCCGTCAGGATTGATCGTGACCAGCGTTGCGTCGGCACCGGCCCCGATGAGTGCGCGAGCGTCGTCGTCGAGTTCCATGTGTTGTTCCTACCTCGCAACCGCCGCTTTCATTCCCGGCCCGCGCCGCTGCCGGGAAGCCTGGCACCGCCCCGAACAGATGTCGACCCCTTATACCGGGGCCCGTGGAGGAGTTTCAATAGCGTCGTCAGATCGTCGGTATTCGCTAGGCGATAGACACCGTCGCTGACGTCCGCGGCCTGGGTGGGGGTCAACAGGGATTCGGTGTTGAGGCGGAACTTGGTGGCTAGTTCGTCGGCGGAGAGGGGGTTCGCGGGGCCGCCTCGGTTGACGTCGATCCGTTCGGTCAAGGTGTGGCCGTCGTGCAGGCTGGCGGTGAGTACCGCGGGGAACTGGTGCGGAAATATCTCGTCGCAGCGGGTATCCGGGACGCAGCGGACGCGTGCGGCCAGTGCGAGCCGGGCGGGGTCACGGGCGGACTGGTCGGTGAAGTCCTCGTGGAACAGGCCGAGCCCGCCGCCGCCGAGCAGGGCCGACGCGACGGTGTATGGGCCGGAAAAGGCCGCGTGGTAACCGGACTCGGGCCGTGCTTTGGCCGCCGCGGGTTCGCCGATGGTGCGCAGGGCCGCTGTCGGGGCACCGAGTTCGAGTGCGGCGATGTCGTCCGCGCGGACGCCACGTTTTCGTAAGCGCAGCGCGGCATCGATGCCCGCGTGGGTGAAGTGGTTGCACGGGTAGGGCTTGAAGAAGACGTTGGGTAGTTCCCATTCGGTGCCGAGGCCGTCCACGATCGCGCCGACATGTGCCTGGTCACCGCAGAACGCCTGCAGCAATCCGAATCGGCCCTCGAATACCGTCGGCGGTCCGGTGAGTCCGGCACGGGCGAGTGCGGCGGCGGTGACCGCCGCGTGTGCCGCCCAGCCGCAATGCACCCGCTTGACCGTGCCGCCGGTCCGATTCGCCTCCAGCAGACCCGACCCCATGCTCGCGGCGATGCCGATCGCATCGGCGATCCCCGCGGCATCGAGTCCGGACAGCATGGCGGCCGCCGCCGCACCGCCGAGTGTTCCGCAGATGGCGGTGGCGTGCAGTCCCCGTTCGAAGAAGACGGAATTCCCGAGATCGTCGTTGTACCCGGCCATTCCGACACGGACGGTGATCTCGACGCCGACCGCGATGGCGTCCAGCAGCGCGGCGCCACCGGCCCCGTGCGCTTCGGCGACCGCCAGCGCCGCGGGTACCACGGACGCCGACGGATGCAGCACCGACGGCAGATGCGTGTCGTCGAAATCCATGGCGTGCGCGAGCGTTCCGCCCAGTAGTGCGGCGCTGGGCTCCGGGTAGCGCTCGCCGAGTCCGAGTGCGGTCGCCCTCGGCCGACCACCCCACTCCGTCACCAGCACCCGCACGGCCGCTGCCGCCGGTGTCGACAGCGCGGCAAAACTGTTGCCGAGTACATCGAGTACCCGGCGCGCGGCATCCGCCCGAAGTTCCGCGCCGACGCCGTGATCGCGAGCCGCCGCCGCGAACGCCGCAAGTCGCTGCACTACGGTCTCGCCGTTCCTCGGAGCGCTCCCGACTGTGCCGGTCACCGGCTGACCGCCGCGAGGGGGCGGACCGGAGAGCCGGTGCCGCCGACGATGCGCAGCGGGGCGAGTACGAAGACGAACTCGGCGCGGCGTGCCGCTGAAAGCTCTTCCAGCGCAAGGTGCTCGATGATGTAGATGCCGGACTCGACGAGGAGGAGCCGATGCACGGGCAGCACGCGATGCCCCGCACCGGGTGGAACGCATTCGTAGGCGGTGGTATCCGCACCGGTAGCGATCACATCATGGTTGGCCAACCACTGAGCGGCCTCGACACCGACGCCGGGAACGCCGGATTCGCTGCCAAGGTAGGCGGCGGGGTCGGCGAAGAGCCGGGACCACCCGGTTCGGATCAGGACAACGTCGCCGGGCTCCGGGCGTACATCCGCTTGACGTGCCGCGCGCTGGAGATCATCCGCGGTGATCTCGTAGCCGCCGGGCAGGAAGTCGGTTTCGTGCAGGCGCGCGACATCCAGCAGCACGCCCCGACGCAGCAGCCCGGGCAGGTGCTCGGCGCCATGTGTGCCGAACGCGCCGCCGCGTTGCGCTTCGTAGGCGTCGACACCACCGTGCAGGGCACCGTTCTGGCTGACATGGCTGAGTGCGTCGATGTGCGTGCCGACATGCCCACCGGTCACGATGATCTCGTTGGCGGCCGAGCCACCGTCCGGCCGCACCGCATCACCATGCCTGCGCGCCAACGTCATTCGGAAGCCGGGATGATTCGGCGAACAAGGCATCCCGGTGAAGAACGGCTGCCCCAGCTCGATCAGCCGCACGCCGCCGCGCACCGCGGCCAGCAGAGGGTCTGTCGCACTTGCCACCTTCGGCGAGGCGGCCCGCGGATCCGGTGCGCTCATCGGATCACCCCGGAGTGCCGCAGTTCCACCAGTCTGGCCGCGTCGATCCCATAGTTCGCCAGCACCTCCGCAGTGTGCGCACCCAAAGGTGGTCCAGTCCATCGGATTCCGCCCGGCGTCGCGGAGAGGCGAAACAGTATGTTCTGCATTCGTATCGGCCCCAGTTCCGGATCGGCCAGCGTCGCGATCGAGCCGAGGGCATCGAATTGCGGATCGGCGAGCACATCGGCGGCGGTATAGATCGGCGCGACGGCCGCTTCGGCCTTCTCGAACGCCCACACCACCTCTCGGGTGCCGCGCTGTCCGATCCATGCCCCAACCGCGGCATCAAGTTCGTCCGCATGCGCGGCTCGTTCGGCGCCTGAGCCGAACCACGGTTGTTCGATGAGGTCCGCCCGCCCGACCAGTCGCAT from Nocardia iowensis includes these protein-coding regions:
- a CDS encoding cyclase family protein codes for the protein MSAPDPRAASPKVASATDPLLAAVRGGVRLIELGQPFFTGMPCSPNHPGFRMTLARRHGDAVRPDGGSAANEIIVTGGHVGTHIDALSHVSQNGALHGGVDAYEAQRGGAFGTHGAEHLPGLLRRGVLLDVARLHETDFLPGGYEITADDLQRAARQADVRPEPGDVVLIRTGWSRLFADPAAYLGSESGVPGVGVEAAQWLANHDVIATGADTTAYECVPPGAGHRVLPVHRLLLVESGIYIIEHLALEELSAARRAEFVFVLAPLRIVGGTGSPVRPLAAVSR
- a CDS encoding MmgE/PrpD family protein; its protein translation is MQRLAAFAAAARDHGVGAELRADAARRVLDVLGNSFAALSTPAAAAVRVLVTEWGGRPRATALGLGERYPEPSAALLGGTLAHAMDFDDTHLPSVLHPSASVVPAALAVAEAHGAGGAALLDAIAVGVEITVRVGMAGYNDDLGNSVFFERGLHATAICGTLGGAAAAAMLSGLDAAGIADAIGIAASMGSGLLEANRTGGTVKRVHCGWAAHAAVTAAALARAGLTGPPTVFEGRFGLLQAFCGDQAHVGAIVDGLGTEWELPNVFFKPYPCNHFTHAGIDAALRLRKRGVRADDIAALELGAPTAALRTIGEPAAAKARPESGYHAAFSGPYTVASALLGGGGLGLFHEDFTDQSARDPARLALAARVRCVPDTRCDEIFPHQFPAVLTASLHDGHTLTERIDVNRGGPANPLSADELATKFRLNTESLLTPTQAADVSDGVYRLANTDDLTTLLKLLHGPRYKGSTSVRGGARLPGSGAGRE
- a CDS encoding PPOX class F420-dependent oxidoreductase, with the protein product MELDDDARALIGAGADATLVTINPDGSPQVSVVWVALQSTPDGDELVTAHLGEYQKVRNVRRDPRVAVTILSAERGEIMRPYLSIKGTARIVEGGAPELLKELAKTLASPGVDFPPDNAPPGLLTRIRIDKVGGIGPWAA